The following coding sequences lie in one Capnocytophaga stomatis genomic window:
- the rpsS gene encoding 30S ribosomal protein S19 — MARSLKKGPYVHYSLEKKIQQNIETGKKTVIKTWSRASMITPDFVGQTIAVHNGRQFVPVYITENMVGHKLGEFSPTRSFRGHAGAKNKGKK, encoded by the coding sequence ATGGCACGTTCATTAAAGAAAGGACCTTACGTTCACTATAGTTTGGAGAAAAAAATCCAACAAAACATTGAAACAGGTAAAAAGACAGTTATCAAAACTTGGTCAAGAGCTTCGATGATAACACCTGATTTTGTTGGTCAAACGATAGCGGTTCACAATGGTCGTCAGTTTGTTCCGGTGTATATCACTGAGAATATGGTAGGACACAAATTAGGAGAGTTTTCACCAACACGTTCATTTAGAGGACACGCTGGTGCAAAAAATAAAGGTAAAAAATAA
- the rplV gene encoding 50S ribosomal protein L22, with protein sequence MGVRKREKATEIKEAKKSLAFAKLNNCPTSPRKMRLVADLVRGQQVDKALAILKFNQKEASARLEKLLLSAIANWQAKNEDANLEEAGLFIKEIRVDGGMILKRLRPAPQGRAHRIRKRSNHVTLVLGAKNYNTES encoded by the coding sequence ATGGGAGTTCGTAAAAGAGAAAAAGCAACAGAAATAAAAGAAGCTAAAAAGAGCTTGGCTTTTGCAAAGTTGAATAACTGCCCTACTTCGCCTCGAAAAATGCGTTTGGTAGCGGATTTGGTTCGTGGTCAACAAGTAGATAAAGCCCTTGCTATTTTGAAATTCAACCAAAAAGAGGCATCTGCTCGCTTGGAAAAATTATTGTTATCAGCAATAGCTAACTGGCAAGCTAAAAACGAAGATGCAAACTTGGAAGAAGCTGGATTATTCATCAAAGAAATTCGCGTGGACGGAGGAATGATTTTGAAAAGATTGCGTCCTGCTCCACAAGGAAGAGCACACAGAATTAGAAAACGCTCAAATCACGTAACGTTGGTTTTAGGAGCTAAAAATTATAACACAGAAAGCTAA
- the rpsC gene encoding 30S ribosomal protein S3: MGQKTNPIGNRLGIIRGWESNWYGGNDYGDKLAEDDKIRKYVQTRLSKASVSRVIIERTLKLVTVTITTARPGIIIGRGGQEVDKLKEELKKITGKDIQINIFEIKRPELDANLVAASIARQIEGRVSYRRAIKMAIAAAMRMNAEGIKVMISGRLNGAEMARSESYKEGRIPLSTFRADIDYALDEAHTTYGRMGIKVWIMKGEIYGKRELSPLVGMTKKSAGSGTGKSASDKAQGGPRKARRKK, translated from the coding sequence ATGGGACAAAAGACAAATCCAATCGGAAATCGCCTTGGAATTATCAGAGGATGGGAGTCTAACTGGTACGGAGGTAATGACTACGGAGATAAACTTGCTGAAGATGATAAAATCAGAAAGTATGTACAAACCCGTTTGTCTAAGGCTAGTGTTTCTCGTGTGATTATTGAAAGAACTTTGAAACTTGTAACCGTTACTATCACTACTGCTCGCCCAGGTATCATTATCGGAAGAGGAGGTCAAGAGGTAGACAAGTTGAAAGAGGAATTGAAAAAAATCACCGGTAAAGATATTCAAATCAATATCTTTGAAATCAAAAGACCTGAATTAGACGCTAACTTGGTTGCTGCAAGTATTGCTCGTCAGATAGAAGGGCGTGTTTCATATCGTAGAGCTATCAAAATGGCTATAGCGGCTGCAATGCGTATGAATGCTGAAGGAATCAAAGTGATGATTTCTGGTCGATTGAATGGTGCAGAGATGGCTCGTTCTGAGAGTTATAAAGAGGGAAGAATTCCTTTGTCCACATTCAGAGCAGACATTGACTACGCACTTGATGAAGCACATACTACGTACGGTCGTATGGGAATTAAAGTGTGGATTATGAAAGGTGAAATCTACGGTAAGAGAGAGCTTTCTCCGCTAGTAGGAATGACCAAAAAATCTGCAGGTTCAGGAACAGGTAAATCTGCTTCGGATAAAGCCCAAGGAGGACCTAGAAAAGCACGTCGTAAAAAGTAA
- the rplP gene encoding 50S ribosomal protein L16 — protein MLQPKRTKYRRVQKGRMKGVSHRGTLLSNGMFGIKSLDSAFITSRQIESARIAATRYMKREGQLWIKIFPDKPITKKPLEVRMGKGKGAVEYWAAVVKPGRIMFEVGGVSIEVAKEALRLAAQKLPVRTKFVVARDYQD, from the coding sequence ATGTTACAGCCAAAAAGAACGAAATATCGTAGAGTACAGAAAGGCAGGATGAAAGGAGTTTCTCATCGTGGGACCTTGCTTTCTAATGGTATGTTTGGGATAAAATCTTTGGATTCTGCATTCATTACTTCTCGTCAAATTGAGTCAGCTCGTATTGCAGCAACTCGTTATATGAAGCGTGAAGGTCAGTTGTGGATTAAAATTTTTCCAGATAAACCAATTACTAAGAAGCCTTTAGAGGTACGTATGGGTAAAGGTAAAGGTGCCGTAGAATACTGGGCAGCTGTTGTTAAACCAGGAAGAATTATGTTTGAAGTAGGAGGAGTGTCAATTGAAGTGGCGAAAGAAGCTTTGCGTTTGGCAGCACAAAAACTTCCTGTGAGAACAAAATTCGTTGTAGCAAGAGATTATCAAGATTAA